Proteins encoded together in one Deinococcus hopiensis KR-140 window:
- a CDS encoding YebC/PmpR family DNA-binding transcriptional regulator encodes MAGHSKWSQIKRKKGANDKKRSAMYSKHIRAIQAAVRSGGSGDPAGNLGLKNAIAAAKADTVPVDNIDNAIKRAVGAAEGAAEYKEVTYEGYGPGGTAIFIETLTDNVNRTVADIRAVFNKRGGSLGTNGSVAWQFEKKGVILLPDASEAAQEAAIEHGAEDFQESEDGLEISTAPNDLYAVQDGLSAAGFKAESGQITMIPTNTVAVSGDDVRKLLTLIDALEDLDDVQNVYSNAELPEDVEA; translated from the coding sequence ATGGCCGGTCACAGCAAATGGTCCCAGATCAAGCGCAAGAAGGGTGCCAACGACAAAAAGAGAAGCGCGATGTACTCCAAGCATATTCGCGCCATTCAGGCCGCTGTGCGCTCCGGCGGCAGTGGGGACCCCGCGGGGAATCTGGGCCTGAAAAACGCCATCGCGGCGGCCAAGGCCGATACGGTGCCGGTGGACAACATCGACAACGCCATCAAGCGCGCGGTGGGCGCGGCGGAGGGGGCGGCCGAGTACAAGGAAGTCACCTACGAGGGCTACGGCCCCGGCGGCACCGCCATCTTTATCGAGACGCTGACCGACAACGTGAACCGCACGGTGGCCGATATCCGCGCCGTGTTCAACAAGCGCGGTGGCTCGCTGGGCACCAACGGCAGCGTGGCCTGGCAGTTCGAGAAAAAAGGCGTGATCCTGCTGCCTGACGCCTCTGAAGCCGCACAGGAAGCGGCCATCGAACACGGCGCCGAGGACTTTCAAGAATCGGAGGACGGCCTGGAAATCAGCACCGCTCCCAATGACCTGTACGCCGTGCAAGACGGCCTCTCGGCGGCGGGCTTCAAGGCCGAGAGCGGGCAGATCACCATGATTCCCACCAACACGGTGGCGGTGAGCGGCGACGACGTTCGCAAACTGCTGACGCTGATCGACGCGCTGGAAGACCTGGACGATGTGCAGAACGTCTACTCCAACGCGGAGTTGCCGGAGGACGTGGAGGCCTGA
- a CDS encoding carbonic anhydrase — protein MEGVSQPPFDPAELEQRILDAIRRGASMEDIAGLRPARMASPEDAIGALKEGNTRFFSGRATRPEADANQRRAQIMTQTPFAAVLACSDSRVPVEIVFDQGLGDLFVVRVAGNVVGESGLGTLEYATEHLNVRLIVVMGHEGCGAVAAALMSEAEVGREPENLRRLIARIQPSVRDLPPIRDKKARMREAVLNNVRHQVALLREQPVIQAAEARGQIRVIGAYYEIGSGAVDFLTEEEDLRP, from the coding sequence ATGGAGGGCGTGAGTCAGCCCCCTTTTGATCCCGCCGAACTGGAGCAGCGCATTCTGGACGCCATCCGCCGGGGCGCGAGCATGGAGGACATTGCCGGACTGCGTCCCGCGCGCATGGCCTCGCCGGAAGACGCGATTGGGGCCCTCAAGGAGGGCAACACCCGCTTCTTCTCGGGCCGCGCCACCCGCCCCGAGGCCGACGCCAACCAGCGCCGCGCCCAGATCATGACCCAGACGCCCTTTGCCGCCGTGCTGGCGTGCAGCGACAGCCGCGTGCCCGTGGAGATCGTGTTTGATCAGGGCCTGGGGGACCTCTTCGTGGTGCGGGTGGCGGGCAACGTCGTCGGCGAGTCGGGCCTGGGCACCCTGGAATACGCCACTGAACACCTCAACGTGCGGCTGATCGTGGTGATGGGCCACGAGGGCTGCGGAGCGGTGGCCGCCGCCCTGATGAGCGAGGCCGAGGTGGGCCGCGAGCCCGAGAACCTGCGCCGCCTGATCGCCCGTATCCAGCCCAGCGTGCGGGACCTGCCTCCCATCCGTGACAAGAAGGCCCGGATGCGCGAGGCGGTACTGAATAACGTGCGCCACCAGGTGGCCCTCCTGCGCGAGCAGCCCGTTATCCAGGCGGCCGAGGCCCGGGGCCAGATCCGCGTGATCGGCGCCTACTACGAGATCGGCTCAGGCGCGGTGGACTTCCTGACCGAGGAGGAAGACCTGCGTCCCTGA
- a CDS encoding peptidylprolyl isomerase — protein sequence MTTDQYNAEGFTPSPELASERKTAFAQEPELGEGIDPGKSYRAVLETSKGRIVVELFADAAPVTVNSFAYLLRHHYYDGIKFHRVIDGFMAQTGDPSGTGAGGPGYTFEDEFVDNPHRHSGKGVLSMANRGPATNGSQFFITFTATPHLDGRHTVFGRVVEGLDVLDRLTRIQPGMPGTPDVIERGYLVEKAEG from the coding sequence ATGACCACCGACCAGTACAACGCCGAAGGCTTCACCCCCTCCCCCGAACTCGCCAGCGAGCGCAAGACCGCCTTCGCGCAGGAGCCCGAACTCGGCGAGGGCATCGATCCCGGCAAGAGCTACCGCGCTGTGCTGGAGACGAGCAAGGGCCGCATCGTCGTTGAGCTGTTCGCCGACGCGGCCCCCGTGACCGTGAACTCGTTCGCGTACCTGCTGCGTCACCACTACTACGACGGCATCAAGTTCCACCGCGTCATCGACGGCTTCATGGCCCAAACGGGCGATCCCAGCGGCACCGGCGCGGGGGGCCCCGGCTACACCTTCGAGGACGAGTTCGTGGACAACCCCCACCGCCACAGCGGCAAGGGCGTGCTGAGCATGGCCAACCGCGGCCCCGCCACCAACGGCTCGCAGTTTTTCATCACCTTCACCGCCACCCCCCACCTCGACGGACGGCACACCGTGTTCGGCCGCGTGGTGGAGGGCCTGGACGTGCTGGACCGCCTGACCCGCATCCAGCCGGGCATGCCCGGCACGCCCGACGTGATCGAGCGGGGGTACCTCGTGGAAAAAGCAGAAGGCTAA
- a CDS encoding GNAT family N-acetyltransferase, which yields MTPPPIPVLRGERVMLARLRREDIPELARLFQNLELTTYLSGHGASYSLEDEQAYFEAVSRNSPTQITFGIYEREAGRLIGGIDLRDINHRHGTAELGVSIHDPECWSGGLGKEAVRLMVTYGVFHLGLHNIFLKVFAFNTRGIRAYEKVGFSEIGRRTGAVRLGSERFDTVLMEITADRVDTSGLRAQIRLLGTAQ from the coding sequence ATGACGCCACCTCCCATCCCGGTCCTGCGGGGCGAGCGCGTGATGCTCGCGCGGCTGCGCCGCGAGGACATTCCGGAACTCGCCCGCCTCTTCCAGAACCTGGAGCTGACCACGTACCTGAGCGGCCACGGAGCCTCCTACAGCCTGGAAGACGAGCAGGCGTATTTCGAGGCCGTCAGCCGCAACTCACCCACCCAGATCACTTTCGGCATCTACGAGCGCGAGGCCGGGCGGTTGATTGGAGGCATAGACCTGCGCGACATCAACCACCGCCACGGCACGGCGGAACTCGGCGTCTCGATCCACGATCCCGAATGCTGGAGCGGCGGCCTCGGCAAGGAGGCCGTCCGGCTGATGGTGACCTACGGCGTGTTTCACCTGGGCCTGCACAACATTTTCCTGAAGGTCTTCGCCTTCAACACCCGGGGCATCCGCGCCTACGAGAAGGTGGGCTTCTCCGAGATCGGGCGGCGCACGGGCGCGGTTCGGCTGGGGTCCGAGCGCTTCGACACGGTGCTGATGGAGATCACGGCGGACCGGGTGGACACGTCCGGGCTGCGGGCGCAGATCCGCCTCCTGGGGACGGCCCAGTAG
- a CDS encoding protein jag: protein MDNRTNLDDYLAGLGISGADDVETPPPAPEVAAFPASVAEAVPEEPSAVLERFLQGLITRIDPTLTVQVREGEDALEAEIGGENASRLAGRDGRTLGAIEVLAYTVLAKQAGRSDLRVRVDVGGFRRRQADTLTRLAERLALQVAKSGEAHELQPMPPAERRVLHIALKEHPDVTTESVGEGAARRLIIKPRHA from the coding sequence ATGGACAACCGCACGAACCTCGACGACTACCTGGCGGGGCTGGGCATTTCGGGCGCGGATGATGTGGAGACACCGCCGCCCGCGCCCGAGGTTGCGGCCTTTCCAGCCTCTGTTGCCGAAGCCGTGCCCGAGGAGCCGAGCGCGGTCCTCGAACGCTTCTTGCAGGGCCTGATCACCCGCATCGACCCCACGCTGACCGTGCAGGTGCGCGAGGGTGAGGACGCCCTGGAAGCCGAGATCGGCGGCGAGAACGCTTCTCGCCTCGCGGGACGCGACGGGCGCACGCTGGGGGCCATCGAAGTGCTGGCCTACACCGTCCTTGCCAAGCAGGCGGGGCGCAGCGACCTGCGGGTGCGGGTGGACGTGGGCGGCTTCCGCAGGCGGCAGGCCGATACCCTCACCCGGCTGGCCGAGCGGCTGGCCCTGCAGGTCGCCAAGAGCGGTGAGGCGCACGAACTCCAGCCCATGCCCCCCGCCGAGCGGCGCGTGCTGCACATTGCCCTGAAGGAGCATCCCGACGTGACCACCGAGTCGGTGGGCGAGGGCGCGGCCCGGCGCTTGATTATCAAGCCGCGCCACGCCTAA
- the prmC gene encoding peptide chain release factor N(5)-glutamine methyltransferase: MPASRTVRAWLQEATRLLRGAGLPSPEADARALVEHALNLSRSALLTRAGDVVPGADAARLAELLHRRAGREPLQHLLGEVEWGGVRLRSDPRALVPRPETEWLLHLALEGLQEVVAPRVLDVGTGTGALALGLTHARPDATISATDLSPEALSLARENAERNGLDVTFVEGHLLAGLSGPFDLIVSNPPYLPDADREAADPEVRFDPDLALYAGPDGLDVARPLAAEAAGALALGGLLLLELDPRNASTFAAELRISGWETEVRRDLTGRERFVWARRGA; this comes from the coding sequence TTGCCAGCGTCCCGAACCGTTCGCGCGTGGCTGCAGGAGGCCACGCGCCTTTTGCGTGGGGCGGGCCTCCCCTCGCCCGAGGCCGACGCGCGGGCGCTGGTGGAGCATGCCCTGAACCTCAGCCGCTCCGCCCTGCTGACCCGCGCGGGCGACGTGGTGCCCGGCGCCGACGCCGCCCGCCTCGCCGAACTTCTGCACCGCCGGGCCGGACGCGAACCCCTCCAGCATCTGCTCGGCGAGGTGGAATGGGGCGGCGTGCGCCTGAGAAGCGACCCGCGCGCCCTGGTGCCCCGCCCGGAGACGGAATGGCTGCTCCACCTCGCGCTGGAGGGCCTGCAGGAGGTGGTGGCCCCCCGCGTGCTGGACGTGGGAACGGGAACAGGAGCCCTGGCGCTCGGCCTCACGCACGCTCGCCCAGATGCCACCATCAGCGCCACGGATCTCAGCCCCGAGGCGCTGAGCCTCGCCCGGGAGAATGCCGAGCGGAACGGCCTGGACGTGACCTTCGTGGAGGGCCACCTGCTCGCGGGCCTGTCTGGGCCCTTTGACCTCATCGTCAGCAATCCACCCTATCTTCCAGACGCAGACCGTGAAGCGGCCGATCCCGAGGTGCGCTTTGACCCGGACCTTGCCCTCTACGCCGGGCCGGACGGACTGGACGTGGCACGCCCCCTGGCGGCGGAAGCGGCGGGCGCCCTCGCACTGGGCGGTCTGCTGCTGCTGGAACTCGACCCACGCAACGCGTCCACGTTTGCCGCCGAACTCCGGATAAGCGGCTGGGAGACCGAAGTGCGGCGGGACCTGACTGGGCGCGAACGCTTTGTGTGGGCACGGCGGGGAGCCTGA
- a CDS encoding MFS transporter — protein MTPLAASLRGVYRAYPQPFWVLWVGTLINRIGEFVVPLLGFYLTSERHMGISEVSLILSMLGVGRFVAEALSGPVSDRLGSTPTMMLALGGGAAVLLALPAAPGFGGLLLGALAFSLLTAMYKPAASSAVAAMTTGGQRTRAYNLLYWAVNVGTSVAPALGGWLSGFSFRLLFWLDAATMAAYALLLGLFGARNVRPGRKSGRGPSLLPRDALLWRFCLASLLFALTYHSYRMLALVFVQQGLTAVQYGQALSVNGLLVVGLGLPLGHVTSRSDHPRWQVWGAALLGAGFLIHAFAHTFALHVLAVCIWSLGEIVSYSIGKSITAELACPELRATYIGLVGSMSGLATLLAPLLGGFLLARYGNAPLWLTVAGLAFAAALVFWRLEGALEQRRGENEQRAALSAPRT, from the coding sequence ATGACTCCCCTCGCCGCGTCTCTCCGGGGTGTGTACCGGGCCTACCCGCAACCCTTCTGGGTGCTGTGGGTGGGCACGCTGATCAACCGGATCGGCGAGTTTGTGGTGCCACTGCTGGGCTTTTACCTCACGTCCGAGCGACATATGGGAATTTCCGAGGTCAGCCTGATCCTGAGCATGCTCGGCGTGGGCCGCTTTGTGGCCGAGGCGCTCAGCGGGCCGGTGAGTGACCGTCTGGGCAGCACCCCCACCATGATGCTCGCGCTGGGCGGGGGCGCGGCAGTGTTGCTGGCGCTGCCCGCCGCGCCTGGCTTCGGGGGCCTCCTGCTGGGCGCACTCGCCTTTTCGCTGCTGACAGCGATGTACAAGCCTGCCGCGAGCAGCGCGGTGGCGGCGATGACCACGGGAGGGCAACGCACCCGCGCCTACAACCTGCTGTACTGGGCAGTCAATGTGGGAACGTCCGTCGCGCCCGCGCTCGGCGGCTGGCTGTCGGGCTTCTCGTTCCGGCTGCTGTTCTGGCTCGACGCCGCCACGATGGCCGCCTACGCCCTGCTGCTCGGCCTGTTTGGAGCGCGGAATGTTCGGCCTGGGCGTAAGTCGGGAAGGGGGCCTTCCCTGCTGCCCCGGGACGCCTTGCTGTGGCGATTCTGCCTCGCGTCGTTGCTGTTCGCGCTGACATACCACAGTTACCGGATGCTGGCGCTCGTGTTCGTTCAGCAGGGCTTGACCGCCGTGCAATACGGGCAGGCCCTCTCGGTCAACGGGCTGCTGGTGGTGGGACTGGGCCTGCCACTGGGGCACGTCACCTCACGCAGCGACCATCCCCGCTGGCAGGTCTGGGGCGCGGCGCTGCTGGGCGCAGGCTTCCTGATCCACGCCTTTGCGCATACCTTCGCCCTGCACGTCCTGGCCGTTTGCATTTGGTCCCTGGGCGAGATCGTCAGCTACAGCATCGGCAAGAGCATCACGGCCGAACTGGCCTGCCCGGAACTGCGCGCCACCTACATCGGGCTGGTCGGCAGCATGTCGGGACTGGCGACGCTGCTCGCGCCCCTGCTGGGAGGCTTTCTGCTCGCCCGGTACGGCAACGCCCCCCTGTGGCTGACCGTGGCGGGGCTGGCCTTCGCGGCGGCGCTGGTGTTCTGGCGCCTGGAGGGGGCGCTTGAACAGCGGCGGGGGGAGAACGAGCAGCGCGCTGCTCTCAGCGCGCCGAGGACCTGA